A single region of the Coregonus clupeaformis isolate EN_2021a chromosome 16, ASM2061545v1, whole genome shotgun sequence genome encodes:
- the LOC121584169 gene encoding prolactin-releasing peptide receptor-like, translating into MEGSGSGWAVDLASPGPCVAGMEGNTSGQVFEVALQNGSSSKRSPQFVGVELPQSFKLLIIPCYALVVLIGVFGNYLLLYVICHTRKMHNVTNFFIGNLAFSDMLMCATCIPFTLAYAFNPRGWVFGRFMCYLVYLIQPVTVYVSVFTLTAIGVDRYYATVHPLKKRISVLACTYLLSGIWLLSCGLVAPAVAHTYHVEFKNEGFTICEEFWMGKEKERLAYAYSTLFMTYVLPLSALCISYLCISVKLRNCVVPGHRTKSQAEAQQTRKRKTFRLVTLVVAAFGVCWMPISVFNVLRDIDIDLIDKRCFLLIQLLCHLCAMSSSCCNPFLYAWLHDRFRAELRKMFTCHRRIGIPANNCATNSVVL; encoded by the exons ATGGAGGGCAGTGGCAGTGGGTGGGCTGTAGATCTGGCCTCCCCTGGGCCGTGTGTGGCTGGCATGGAGGGGAACACCAGCGGTCAGGTGTTTGAGGTGGCGCTGCAGAACGGCTCCTCGTCCAAACGCAGCCCTCAGTTTGTGGGGGTGGAGCTGCCGCAATCCTTCAAGCTACTCATCATCCCCTGCTACGCCCTGGTGGTGCTGATCGGGGTGTTCGGCAACTACCTGCTGCTCTACGTCATCTGCCACACCCGCAAGATGCACAATGTCACCAACTTCTTCATAGGAAACCTGGCCTTCTCCGACATGCTGATGTGTGCCACATGCATCCCCTTCACTTTGGCCTATGCCTTCAACCCCCGTGGCTGGGTGTTTGGGAGGTTCATGTGCTACCTGGTTTACCTCATCCAGCCAGTGACTGTCTACGTGTCTGTTTTTACTCTCACTGCTATTGGTGTTGACAG GTATTATGCCACAGTGCACCCTCTGAAGAAGCGGATCTCAGTACTGGCGTGTACCTACCTCCTATCTGGGATCTGGCTGCTCTCCTGTGGGCTTGTGGCCCCGGCTGTAGCCCACACTTATCATGTGGAGTTCAAGAATGAGGGCTTCACCATCTGTGAGGAGTTCTGGATgggcaaagagaaagagaggttggCCTACGCCTACAGCACACTCTTCATGACCTACGTCCTTCCTCTGTCTGCCCTCTGCATCTCTTACCTCTGCATCTCTGTCAAGCTGCGTAACTGTGTGGTGCCTGGCCACCGCACCAAGAGCCAGGCCGAGGCCCAGCAAACCCGCAAGCGCAAGACCTTCCGTCTGGTCACCCTGGTAGTGGCGGCCTTCGGCGTGTGTTGGATGCCCATCAGTGTGTTCAACGTGCTGCGGGACATTGACATTGACCTGATTGACAAGCGCTGCTTCCTGCTCATCCAACTGCTGTGCCACCTGTGTGCCATGAGCTCCTCCTGCTGTAACCCTTTCCTGTACGCCTGGCTGCATGACCGCTTTCGCGCCGAACTGCGCAAGATGTTCACCTGCCACCGCCGCATCGGCATCCCTGCCAACAACTGTGCCACAAACAGCGTGGTGCTGTGA